The Hippocampus zosterae strain Florida chromosome 10, ASM2543408v3, whole genome shotgun sequence genome contains the following window.
taccagaggccaggaagcttgagggttctgcgcagtatccttgctgttcccagcactgcacatttctggactgagatgtccgatgttgttcccgggatctgttgcaaccactcatctagtttgggggtcactgccccgagtgctccgaccaccacaggcacgaatgtcacctttaccttccaggctctctccagctcctctctgagcccttggtatttctcgagtttctcatgttccttcttcctgatgtttccatcacttgggaccgctacatccactacaacggctttcctctgccctttatctatgatcacgatatctggttggttcgccattaccatcttgtcagtctggatctggaagtcccacaggatcttcgctctgtcattctccaccaccttcggaggtgtttcccattttgaccttggggtttccagtccatactccgcacagatgtttcggtagactatgccagccacctggttatggcgttccatgtaggctttccctcccagcatcttacaccctgcagttatgtgttggatcgtctcaggtgcctctttgcacaacctacaccttgggtcttgtctggtgtggtatatctgggcctcaatggctctggtgctcagggcctgctcctgagcagccaggatgagtgcctctgtgctgtccttcaggccagccctctctagccactgataggacttcttgagatcggccacttcagttatggtccggtggtacatcccgtgtaggggcttgtcctcccatgatggtacctcttccagcgcctcatctactgttccccattgtctgagacattctctgagtacgtcatccgttggagccttctccttgatgtattcatggagcttggatgtttcatcctggacagtggctctcacactccctagtccccggcctccttcctttcggcttgcatgCAGTCTCAGCGTGCTGGATTTggaatggaaccctccatgcatggttaggagctttcgggtcctaacgtccgtgttctgaatctcttcctttggccaccttattattcctgcagggaatctgatcactggcagggcatagctgtttattgcccgggtcttattcttgccattgagctggcttcttaggacttgcctcactcgctggaggtatttggccgtagccgctttccttgttgccagttcgaggttgccgttggcttgtggtataccaaggtacttgtagctgtcctcaaggtctgctattgttccttcagggagtgagaccccttcagtgcggactacctttcctctcttagtcaccatccgactacatttctcaagcccgaatgacatcccgatgtcgctgctgtacatcctggtcgtgtggatcagggagtcaatgtccctttcgctcttagcatacagctttatgtcatccatgtagaggaggtgactgattgtagctccatttctgaggcggtatccatagcctgtcttggtgattacttggcttagggggttcagtcctatgcagaacagcagtggggagagtgcatcaccttggtatatgccacatttgatggacacttgggtaagtggcttgccattggcttcaagtgtggttttccacatcctcaacgagttcgcaacgaaggctcttagggtcctgttcagcttatacaactccaagcattcagtgatccatgtatgtggcatcgagtcataggctttcttgtaatcaatccaggctgtgcacaggttggtacgtcgggacctgcattcttgtgcgactgttctgtcaaccaggagctgatgtttggctcctctggtatctctaccaatgcccttctgtgcttcgttcatgtattgatccatgtgtccacttatcttagctgcaatgatgcctgacatgagcttccatgttgtggagagacaggtttttggccgatagttggatgggaccgcacccttcgagggaaaCCCTCGAAGGGTGCGGTGCCCTTCGAGGGTTTCCCTCGAAAGGTGCggtgtcattcgggcttgagaaatgtagtcggatggtgattaagagaggaaaggtagtccgcactgaaggggtctcactccctgaaggaacaatagcagaccttGAGgagagctacaagtaccttggtataccacaagccaatggcaacctcgaactggcaacaaggaaagcggctatggccaaatacctccagcgagtgaggcaagtcctaagaagccagctcaatggcaagaataagacccgggcaataaacagctatgccctgccagtgatcagataccctgcaggaataataaggtggccaaaggaagagattcagaccatggacgttaagacccgaaagctcctaaccatgcatggagggttccatcccaaatccagcaccctgagactgtacgcaagccgaaaggaaggaggccggggactagtgagtgtgagagccactgtccaggatgaaacatccaagctccatgaatacatcaaggagaaggctccaacggatgacgtactcaaagaatgtctcagacaatggggaacagtagatgaggcgctggaagagggaccatcattggaggacaagcccctacacgggatgtaccaccggaccataactgaagtggcagaTCTCAAGAAGTcgtatcagtggctagagagggctggcctgaaggacagcacagaggcactcatcctggctgctcaggagcgggccctgagcaccagagccattgaggcccagatataccacaccagacaagacccaaggtgtaggttgtgcaaagaggcacctgagacgattcaacccataactgcagggtgtaagatgctggcagggaaagcctacatggaacgccataaccagatggttggcatagtctaccgaaacatctgtgcggagtatggactggaaaccccaaggtcaaaatgggaaacacctccgaaggtggtggagaatgacagagcgaagatcctgtaggacttccagatccagactgacatgatggtaatggcgaaccaaccagatatcgtgatcatagataaagggcagaggaaagccgttgtagtggatgtaacggtcccaaatgatggaaacatcaggaagaaggaacaagagaaactcgagaaataccaagggctcagagaggagctggagagagcctggaaggtaaaggtgacagtcgtgcctgtggtggtcggagcagtcggggcagtgactcccaaactagatgagtggttgcaacagatcccgggaacaacatcggatatctcagtccagaaatgtgcagtgctgggaacagcaaggatactgcgcagaaccctcaagcttcctggcagATTGTaacctctggtagaggacccgaactgaatgagggacggacaccacccgaggggggatGAGACAAGGAATTTTATgtataactagctggttcgccgccctccgggcggctcatcagctggttcctgcggaaggctggtaaggtgggccttcggcccacaaaagtgttgttgcttggttcaactttttgttcatcttcattgcttatcgcgaaaataaagagatgtttagctctactaaataactaacaatttcattgcaatgcttgtgggtagacaacattttttcgctaagatgcccgcgcgatcatagtgagccactgcctgagcggcgcagtggcggcgcgcagcggcgcggtgaagtaggtacgttttgaaaagggacagacggaaggacagaccgcgtgcgggacgacgcgcaacaTATATTgaaccagctagtgtgtgtatatatatatatatatgtttgtctctgtgtgccctgcgtggTTAGATCCCATGTAGGCATGGAGAAGGTTGGCTACCAGTTGAGGGtttaccctgcctactgcctgcccgaagagagctgggataagctccagcacacccgtgccccttgtgaggataagcggtttataaaattggatggatgcatggatggatggagggatattTCTCATCAGAATGAACAATTATGTTCTCACTACTGACCTGGATGGAGGGAGTAGCATGTCACTTTGGTTCCTTGCAGTCTCTTGGCCAACTCGTGAGTGAAAAGAACATTGCACAGCTTGCTGTCAGAGTAGATTTGAAGGACCTTCAAGAAAGATGTCCCCAGTCCCAGAGCTCTGTGATTAGTTAGGCATTCAAAGTCGATTTTTCCAAAGTTATGTGCCAGGGATGACACATTGACCACTCGACTTGGTTGACACTCCTTCAGTCGGTCCAGCAAAAGGTTGGTTAGGAGGAAGTGGCCAACATGATTGATGCCAAACATCATGCCGAAACCATCCTCTGTTCGACCCTGCATATAAATTCCTAGGACAGAAACATCACAGCAGTACGTTTTCCTTTTTATCAGAATTTGCACAACAACTTAAAACATACAATCACATAAATATAATTTGTTTGATTAGTGGACAATTATATTTTCAGTCTCAAAGAGAAATGCAATGTTATATTTGATTGGATTCTCATATgttaattaatattttaaagaTGTTTGATGTCTACTATCTATTTTGACAATTCATGTCAATACGCTTCACAGTCATAACTGCTTGTGTCTTTTTGCAATGCCAGTTTCAACTGAGTAATAGGTGGGTCTCTGGCTCATTTACTCTCATCCCAGCTTGGACAAGAGGCGAAAGTCTGAGACAACCAGAACAGCTTAGGTGCAATGGACTCAATGCACTGAGAGTGAAGTGACCTTGATGAATGAGAATAGTCGCAGCCATGCTCTGGGTCACTATCAATAGAATTCAAGAGCCTCTGACAGGTAATTCAGATTCATGCATGTGGCAAGAGGTGACAAAAAACTAAATTCTGTGCAGACACAAGAGAAAAACTGAAGCCGAAAACCACAAAAGGAATCCAGACGGCACGTTTCTTGTTGGGTGAAAACAATATTGGGTTCTCTGGCATTAATTCTGAACTGCCCTCCTCCAAatccccaaaataataataatttgaaaaaaaacatctgcaaatTGTGGATGCTGAACAGCTAGTATGCATGGGTCCACAGTATATCTTAAATCTGAATAATTTGTAAACCAATACCCAAGTACAGATTTACTAAACAAATGTGACAGaaaggtttgattttttttttaaataaccaagAGCTGGCGCTTCGTTCCAGGTTCACAActaaagagcaaaagagacacATCCACGGTGACAACCCTCAACGGCATGGAAGTGCAATGAATGCTCTTACCTGCATTGTTGATGAGAATGTCTAGTCTGGGTTCACTTCTCAGATAGTTTTCGGCAAAGCTGCGAACAGACTTCAGGTTCCCCAGATCCAATTGCATGAACACGACCTGATTGCTCCCACTCTCCTTTCAGCACCAATAAACAGGTTACATCATTGAAGATGCATCATCAAGACCATTCCTACAATTTTGACTGCAAAACAAAGCATGAGAGATTTTTCTTACCCTCTTGACATCTGCAAGAGCAGCCTCTCCTCGCTGACGACTACGACAAGCCAGAATGACTCTGGCTCCTCTTTTAGCCAAGTCGATTGCTGTAGTTTTTCCAATGCCCGTGTTGCTACCTTGGGATGACAGAACAACATGATAATCAATCCTACTCGAGCAAAATTGTGTTAGTTGAATTGTGAAGTCAAtgtgaaaagggggaaaaagtatttgtaatttttatgaGACTCAAGCAAAACAATTGACGGGATATAGttggggtcggcaacacgcggctctcgagccgcatgtggctctttagcgccccccccccccactcagtGGCTCCctagagctttttcaaaaatgtttgaaaatggaaaaagatgagatatattgttttaatatggtttctgtcagaGAACAAACATGACCCAAACGTGAACGTTTTCCGATGCTataaaaatgtgtcgaataaatattaaatgtcaacatttcgttAACGAATATTTGCATCATaacctgcgacacacgtttctattagcagggcggCATGTCAGTCAGGGggccactgtaaaaaaaaaaaaacaacaacaaaaaaaaacactgcctttcatgtacaattcaccgagggtacaGTACTTactaagaatgggaatctgggcggccaagagaagcatttttaaacggtacacgtgagctacggcAGTTAGCATGCTGCGAAAGTGCGTCCCATTCCTCGTTCATCCTAGCGGtcttatggctgttgctcattatggcatgcgtgtgtaattGTGTGCGTATGCGGTAACAGGTCGATCGTGGGACGTTGGTTGtgcgaaaagtagatcttccgtcaaaaaggtttgggcacccctcctCTACAGGATCAACTGcattgggaaaaaaacttttaatcatGAATACTCGTTGtctatttgtagccaacttagtcatgttgatagcaggctaatatagctcatatagatacatacagcatgtgttgccttcattataaggcttttcattttttgcggctccagacatatttgtttttttgtttattctggtccaatatggctctttcaacattttgggttgcctaCCCCTGGGATAGAGGAAGAGCGGCACTAATTGGTTAGTACGTCCGCCTAACTGTGTAGAGGTCTGGGGTGATTCCGGTTTATGTGCTCTCCCTGtacctgtgtgagttttctccacatactccagtttcttcccataTTTCAAAACCATGTCGTGTAAATTAATGGAACAGGTTGCATGTGGTCTACCGGTATATTgttccaaggtgtgagtgtgagtgtgaattgttgtttctCTGATTGggtgccaaccggttcaggatgtcgcCCGCCAActgccaaaagtcagctgggatcggctccagcatgcccacgacccaCGTGAGCCTAAGCGgctcggatggatggatgaataaatagtAAAAAGGGAAAGCAAGAACTGTTTGGAACTCAGCATTTGTAGTCATATCCTAACTCTCCATAACTTGTCTTGGGTTGCTTTTTCGCCTGCTGTTTGATtagagaaaataaataacttaaCATTAACCCTtccacactgaaaagaaaaattttGGAGCCGTtggatttatttaatttggACATGTACACTCGttgcaaatgattaaaatgtgttaaactaACATATCCTTTGAATATTTTCAAGGAAAACTGTACAAAATCACACCGGTTTACCACATTTTCTTCATGTACAACCAAAAGTTTTacttgttttttacttttttttttccagtctgaaAGTAGCAACATTCATTTTTTGAACattaatacaaaatgaaaacacatttgaattgtAAACCCTGATTGACAGTGAAAATAACTTCTGCAGTTCCAGTTGAAGCCAAAGTCAAATATATTCTTACCAGTCACAATCACGGTCTTCCCATTCAGCTTTGCTTTGCTCGTGCACTGCTTTCCCTTCACAACAACGTGACGGTAAATGTAAGCGGCCCCGACAACTATACCCAAAACCAACAAGGCAATAAacatgttgctgttgttgtttgagaGACTACAAGAAGAATAAATGTTATAACTTGAGTTGGCAAAGAACTTCCTTTGCTCAGATACGTTAAGAAGACTGACTTGTCTCAAAtgttcaaacaaacacacccaTTTCCTGCCTGGGCGTGACaatgttttccttgtttgcaacCCACAGCAGACTGGAAGGACCAGAAATCAGCAACAGACAATAAAGCAATGTCAACAAGTTTAGGGTCACGATATGAAAGGAGAGTTTGTTTGTCAGAAGGGCTCGGCTTGGATGAGAAAGAAAGATTCACTGTTTTTATCTCAAAAGGCAATGGAAAttcaaactaccggtaatacTTTTCTTCAGATGAAACAGGGGCCCTAGTCAAGGTGGAGCGAATTATAAACAGTTCCAAATACCTCTCATcttttagatgagattaaaatatagattataagatcaattaatcaattaatgacAGATCATAATGAATTAATCTCACAAATCTTTTTAATCGCTTGACAGGACTAATATATAAacaactgtgtgtgtatgtgtgtatatgtatatatatatataaaaaatcctcatctcacccctcgggtggtgtccgtccctcattcagctcgggtcctctaccagaggccaggaagcttgagggttctgcgcagtatccttgctgttcccagcac
Protein-coding sequences here:
- the dhrs13b.1 gene encoding dehydrogenase/reductase SDR family member 13b.1 — protein: MFIALLVLGIVVGAAYIYRHVVVKGKQCTSKAKLNGKTVIVTGSNTGIGKTTAIDLAKRGARVILACRSRQRGEAALADVKRESGSNQVVFMQLDLGNLKSVRSFAENYLRSEPRLDILINNAGIYMQGRTEDGFGMMFGINHVGHFLLTNLLLDRLKECQPSRVVNVSSLAHNFGKIDFECLTNHRALGLGTSFLKVLQIYSDSKLCNVLFTHELAKRLQGTKVTCYSLHPGAINSELARNASILTHIIMKPITTFFFKNTVQGCQTTLHCALQEGIEPLSGRYFSNCTVREVYSKAKDDGAAKKLWEISERMCGLA